The Chroicocephalus ridibundus chromosome 4, bChrRid1.1, whole genome shotgun sequence genome contains the following window.
AACAGCTAAATCCATATCCACCAGTCCTAAGAGCTCCAGATAACCAGTGTCACCAAAAGCATAGGTCCCTGGACTGGTGTCTACAACTTGCAATGCTATGTAATAAAGAGGCTCCACCAACCCATTCCCCAGATGCTGGTTGAAAACGTTCGGAAATCAAAAGGATACGGGTGTCTCAAGATTGGGGTGGTTCTAACAACGATAAGGTTAATGCAGAGGCAGGATAGAGGATGGACATGTGTTCCTGCAATTAGATATGGGCTTGAAAAGTTGAAGTTTTGAGAGGATGAACTTGGAGAATGAGAATATTTATGCTGTTACCCAGCCCTATGCAAATACTCCCCTTCGCTCAAGTTACAAAGGATTGGAAATGTGCCTTgctgtcattttgttttctgcCCATTAGCCCATTTTTATGTTGCCTTGTCTTTCGAGGTTCTTAGTCCGGCTTGCCTGTTTTATCCAGTTGACCTGTCCTGGCTGTCACCTCTGTTATAAATTTTACATTATAGAGAGAGAGTCTCCTTTGTTACTGCCTTTACTGTACTTAGTAAAATGTggttttcatctttgcttttggTTCTCAGGCACTACAGTGCTTTATTAAAACTAGGTACACAAAGTATGACCACCATTTTTCAGTAATTCTGCATCCAACAGCCAAATGTCTATATGCATATCGAGCACTGACACTTATCAACCAACAAAACCAGTAACCAGAGTACAAATGAGAACCTCATCCTTTCAGTAATTACAAATGTGTCCCCTTTTTACTGCCAAGTTACCAGCTGAACCAGACAAATGTCTTAAttaaaaacacatctgaaaagcTTCCAATCAAACCATAATATAAACAGTGGTATTTTAAAGAGCTGAAAAAAGACAAACAGTATTTCTGTCACCCGGTCCAGAGAATTATATAAACAGATCTGGGAAGCCAGTCTTTTATTTGAATAATGTCTCAGCATTCATCCTCTCGGAgcacaacaaccaaaaccacagttAACATTTTAACAGCACTGAGTGGATGCTGGATACTCAACTTCTGCTTGGGCTTAGTAACATTTAAACATTACTGGCATTTATGCCTGTAAGTAGCTCCCTGTAAGACCCCAAGCTGTTCTGACTCGTGGAATATATACGGTACAGCACCTGGTTTTCAGACTGTGCTCTTGGACCCAAATTGCCCCACTGCGGcctgactgcagggggggtccTTCCTTACGTGATGGCCACCATCTTTGCCAAACTGCCAGCCCACCCAAGGCAGGCCTATTAAAACCAGGTTCCCTCACAAAGGTGGTACCATGACTTGCTGGTGGAAGGGGACAGTAACACAGAGACAGAAATACACAGGTGATGCCCTTGAGGAGCCGAGAAAGGCAGACTGCTTGCAAACAGGGATGCTTGCGCCTGCAGCTTTCTCAGCGCAAGCTAGAGCTGCAAACTAAATGTCTGCTGTGACAGTCGTAACATCtaggaaaaaatacagtgttgTGGGGGGGAGGAAACATCACTGAATTCCACCCAACTCTGGCTTTGCAGGGGAGGGTTTAAAATGTTGAGGGACATGCCACAGGACGAGCAGCTTCACAAAGAGCGACACGAGACTCAGGAGGCCCATCCGTCCTTTAGGAGACAATGGCTACTGATACacaaagataagaaaagaaagtCACCACCAACCTCctcaaggaattaaaaaagacTTGCCACAGCTTGCCTCTAGTGAATAAAGGCTGGTAAATGTCCTCTTCAGTTGACCTGTTGGTTACAACGCCAGCTGTTTCCTTATTCCCTCGATTTCACCCACTTAGAATTTGTCCACGCAGTTAAGTCTGCAAAACTCTCTGCAAGTATTTGGGGTGTCTACAAGACAGCAACCCAGAGAATTGTAAGCCTGTTCGAAGCTGCACTTTTTAGGACAgtggggaaaagcagagccaGCTTTTCTTCTTGTATCTTTTGCAGCAATGAGCCAGATGTAGCAATCTCATgtcatctttttgtttttctctgcatagAAATGGTTTCCATCACAACCGAAAATGTTACACAGCTTTACAACACCACGGCCACCCAGGAGCTCACAGTCACTCCAGCGAATTTCCACAATAATTCAGGAGTACATCAGACAAATCCATATAAATGCATTAATCCAGATGCATGGCAATGGCTACAGGATTTCCAGCCCGGATTCCTCTGGTTTATATTTATTCTGGGAGGAATAGAAAATTCCTTTGTCCTCATCGTCCTGTGTTTCCACAAGAGTCGCTGCACAGTGGCCGAAATTTACTTAGCAAACATGGCACTTGCTGACCTATTGTTAGTCTGTACTTTACCTTTCTGGGCcattaatatttctaataattttcaaTGGCCTTTTGGCCTATTCCTCTGTAAAGCTGTCAACATAATGAGTAACATGAACTTTTATTCTAGCATTTATTTCCTGACACTAGTGAGCATCGACCGCTATCTGGCCTTGGTGAAAACCATGTCTCTTGGACGGATGCGACGAACTGCCTGTGCCAAATGGAATAGCTTTGTAGTCTGGATGTGCGCGTTGCTCATATGTTCACCTGCAATGGTGTTCCGGAATTTAAAGTTTTATGAAGAATACAACATCACAGCCTGCGGTCTTGTTTACCCAGACAGCTACTGGGAGCCCATAAACAACTGCTTGCTGAATATTGTGGGCTTTGTGATCCCCCTCTGTGTAATTACCTATTGCACCGTGCAAATCATCAAAGCCCTACAAAGTAGTGAGCTGCAAAAGCTGAAGTTAGTCCAGACGGAGAGGAAAGCCACCATGCTGGTCCTTGCCGTGCTCTTGCTGTTCATCGTTTGCTGGCTTCCATTCCAGATCAGCACGTTCATCGACACGATCTGTTACCTCGTACCCACTTTCAAATGCCTGGAAGAAATTAATGACATATTGACCCAGGTAGCGACGTACTGTGCCTATAGTAACAGCTGCCTGAACCCAGTCCTGTATGTAATTGTGGGGAAGCACTTCCAGAAGAAGGCTGTGGAATTCTATAAGGACTTGTTCCCAAAGAGGTGCAGAAAATCACAGTCTGTGCAGATGGAAAACTCCCTGGACACTTTAAAAACTTCCATTTCAAGTGAATACACAAGGAAAAAGTCTGTTGTCCCTTTACCACAGTAGCACAATTTGTTCATtgcaggaaaaaagctttctaacaTATCAGTCTCCAATAATATCCGTTTGCTACTGGTCCACAGAATAAACGTGTGGTAGTATTTGTCATTTGTGTGAAACCAATGGTTTGATCTTGATAGAAACTCGTTACAGGGACCTGCTTCTGATGTTATTGGACACATGTCATGATTGAATACTACTTTGTAGCATAGTTACGTTTTCATGGCAGAATAATATTTGATGCATGTATCatttgaaatgtttgcatttctatggtgtacatacatgtatatacagTTCTCTGAATAGACCCCCAGTATAAAatgtgctatatatatatatatatatatagtcaggATTGGTACTTATGTGGGTACTTATGGTACCCACACAGTTTATAAGATTAGATTTTTGGTTGGAGGGGCTTGTATTTGAGTAAGTTCTGGTAAAGTAATCCTGTAGGACTATTATTCAAATGGATTTTTAGGCGTGGCTATCTTTGGGGCTTTTACTTTCTCTGTTCAGTCATCCAAAACTggtttgattgattgattgattgacaAGCTGTGCCTTTTTGCAACTGCTCTGACCCTGCAAGTTCCAGGTTTGCATCAGCTTGTATGTATGGAAAATagctcaaaaaaggtaaatcagTAGCAGAAAAAAGGCTGCAGTCAGCTGCGTGAAGTTAGCTGAGTTTTCTTTGTAGCAGGAGATTCTTTCCCCCTTCTGCATCGGGGTAAAAGCATACACTTACTCCTTTTGAGTGAGTGAATGTGCTTTACATTCATACCTACACTTCAGCTCAGAGACTTAGGTTTTAATATTCACAAAGCATAATTAATATTTGTAATGTTATTTAATGGAAACATAAAAGCTCAGCACAACTGGTATAATCTCACAAGtagaagaaactgagaaaatgaaagagggCATCACCTAACTGCCTTAAAAATCCGACTAAAGCTAACAGGAGTCTTGAAAGTTCAAAGCATTCACAAATGGCCTTTTCAGACTCTAATAATACCTACATTTTATTTGTAGAGTTAATCTGAGTGATTTTAATGCAAGATAGCTTTTCCCCAATTGGACTAGGTTTGTGATCTAAGTTGAGTTTACACGGAAGATAAACTCACAGTGTACTGAATTGTCAGTATGCGCTTTTACCTCTAGGAACCTCGATCGAAAACCGAGTTGGAGATGATCTAAAGTCTTCTAAAACTAACAGAGCCTTTGTTCTTTTCAAAGCGCTTATGGTTACCGCCTTAAAACCACCAAGGGTAATGGAGTTTGGTGACATAAGTGACATAAGTCAGACTGCTACTGCATGGTCTTCATTCATCAGAGCTTGAATGGAGCAATGAAGTTCCATTTAAGATGGGAAATTTGTATTAAACCTTCAAATAATTGCAATCCAAAATGCTCTAGAAATGCGCAAATGGAATGTAGATCACTGCAGATGATTTATGGACAATTCCCATAGGTTTTCTTTAATAATCCAGTATAATCCTATGTCATTAATACTTCTATTGTTCATTCTTTATATTGCTGAAGACACTTATGATGAAGCACTGCAAGGCTTTCTGTTATCTCTGGGGTTATCTCCAGTGAGCAGCATGCTGTTCATGCAACCATTAAATAAAAGGAACTCCATACAAAGTTTGTTGAGGCCATAGAAGAGATTTTTGAGTATTTGGTACTGAgaagtgaaatataaaaatgttattataTTAATATGACATTAATTTAAATCATGTAAATATATAGACACATTATTTTGCTATGCAGAAAGCATgtacaacagaaaataaactacTTAAAGAAATGAGATTTTCTGGTATTTTCTTCTCTAGCCCATAtaagggagaccttatagcagccttccagtacctgaagggggcctataagaaagctggtgaggggctgtttgcaagggcatgtagtgataggacaaggggcaatgactttaaagtagagcagggcaggtttagattagacattagtaAGTgctttgcaatgagggtggtgaaacactggcccatgttgcccagagaggtggtggaggccccatccctggagacattcaaggccaggtttgatgagactctgagcaacctgatctggttgaagatgtccctgcttactgcaggggggttggactagatggcctttaaaggtcccttcccacccaacacattctatgattccctgttACTCAGGAGTGCCTTGTCAGAAATGTAACTGTTACAGGTGCTTTCTTTCAGTTCCTGTTGTACCTAAGGAAAGTGAGCTGAAACCACAGAATATTACCTACTTTCAAAGCTTTGGGTCAGCTTTCTTTTCAGAGCCCATTTCTGAGTGGTGCTGACCACCCTCAGTCCCTTTGGAAGGTGAAATCCGAATTAAGACAGCTAAGGATGCGGAAATCTTTGCAGtagcttctctctctctgcagccccCAGAATGCACAGTGTCGGCTCACAGACTGTTTAATTCACATTCTTGCCCACTTCCCAGCACGATCACACATTGTGCAGTATTGGCATGTACCATTTACACGggtaccaaaaaaacccaagaaataatATCCAAGCTACATCTTATCTACTGGCAGCTCACAATCGCGCTCAGACACTGGGCTCTGCCTCATTCTCGCAGAAACTAGGCAAAACATGGGAAGGGTTCTTGGGAAGATGAGGGCAGACATAGCCCTGAGGATCTTGGAGATGGAGATGGCAAACTGTAATCACATCACTTTTCTATTCCTCTTTATCCTGTCcccctccctcagctgctcccatCTTCCCTCTTACCTGAAGCTGCCGCCTCTTTTATTTAGACTTTATCCAGCAAACGTCTGACTCCACATTCGGTCcggtggaggtggctggggacCTTTGCCAGAGGAACAGCAAGGATATCAACAGCCGGTTGACGTTTCTGGCCTGCAGGAGGTACGGGCAGGGATAATTCTCACCTTTTCACTGTCTGTTTTTTCAGGTTGATTATTGGCTTCACCTGAAATGCAGAAGTAACTTAACTGCTGTTAGCACAAAGAGCTGGTGGCTGTTTGTGGACAGCACAAGGTTGCTCTTTTTTAAGGTAGGGTTTCTGTGGAGAAGTCAGGATCTCAGTCCAGGTCTCCCAAACCCCCAAGCAGCACTTTAGCTGCTGAATCATCCTTTCACTCCGTTCTTCCATCAGCACATTGTGGGTTTCCAGTCTATAATGGCTCCTTCCATATTTTGCTGTTTCAGCCTCTGTAAGCTGTAGTTAGTAGGGCTTGAGTATTACTGCATGGTGATGCTACCAGGATCGTTTATTGGTAACTGTAAAGCACTGCACCAGGGTTTAAGCTCTCCTTAGCAACCACTGTCTACAGAATATGTAAAGAAATCCAACCAAGCTGAACAAAGAAAGAATTTTACATCATCAGGTCACATCAAAAAACCTTTCTTCTGTTCCAGGGCTGATGAACAGCTATAGCAGATAACCATGTTGATTTGCAAACTGTTTCAATAAAGAAAGTCAAACCGTTAAATCATACTGTCCCCAAAAGATAATTTGTTCAGATCATTAACGGCTCCAACTACATTAAGAGGAAGAGTTTTAATGGCTGGACTCTTGGACCAAGAACCAGAACTATGGAGACCTTCTGGATTTCTGCCATTTGTCTACCACATAGTGAATGCAATAATTGAGAAAACAGTCTTACCTTCTCCTTCATCAACATATTTGTTTAATGTTTCTGATCAGAGAGGCCCAGTTAGCATTTGTAAATCCCTATGCAGCTCTAGGGAATGTGTACTTTTTGCAGGTAAGTCAACACAGACAGTGTGGCTGAAGATCATATAAGCTTAAAACGTAAACTAATGTGCTGCGAATATCCTGAGTTGAAGGCAGCAATACAGAGATACATTTTAATTATGCGTACACAGCAAAACCTTTCAACTGTTGACTCTAATACAGATGTTTTTAAACTTAATCCTTCACATTCCTTTAATTTGTGGTCCGTAACATCTGTGCAAACTGTAAAATGCAACCAAATCATTATATGTTTTCTACAAGTTGAAACAAAGTCCCAAGTCACAAAGAAATGATATGCTAAATCCCCTTTTTGTAAAAAGTTACAGCTTCTTATGTGACTTGTTCTAAGTTATTTAGGAGTTGGAGCTACAGCAGTGCTTGTTCGTTTCACTATTATTTCCACCAAATGTATAGACTCCCAGTTTTGAATCTCTCTCCGTTGCTGAAAAAAGTCCTAAAGATGGcaatgaaaaacaacagaaaataagaaactaGATTTACAAAGAAGATTTGGATTGGCAAACTGATATTTTGACCCCATTTTGAAGTGATGAGTTTCGTAAGACTATGTTATTTATCATTTAAATTTTAGAGACAGCTGCCGTTTTCTATTCAGAGTCTGTAAGAAAATGTAGATGTTGGCGGCTCCTAGAGATTCACGTCCAAGCTAGAATGAATTCCGGACTTTTCTGTTTATTGCTCAAATGTTcttctttatggaaaaaatacTTAAACGCAGAAATTCACTAACGTAAGCAAAGAGGAAGTTCTGGAAAGTCCATGACGGAGATCTCCTGTTGTATTGCACTTACCTTAATGAGTCAGCGTGGGATGTGTTATTTAGAGATTGATCTCCTGTAGGCTATTAAGATTTTTTAGGTAACATGTAATTCAAGCCTGAGAAAATACAGCAGTCATCGTGCGCTGCTGAGAAGTAATGTTCACAGAGACCCAGGCCTTGGACACCTAGAGTGGGATGCAAAAGACATCGGTTTTCAAAAATGGTGGAAGGGTGACAGGGGGTTTAGTGTGTCCCAGCTTCAGCAGCCCGTCCCATACACCCGTTCTGCTTTAACCCCAGCTCCTTGGCGTGGTCCTCACCGCGgctggcagaggaaggagctCCCACCACAACAAAAATGTAGTTCAAAGTTTGTCTTTGTGTGCATTGGCACTAAAAGGGCAGTTCAGAGATGTTGATAAATTTGTTATTGTTACGGACGTAGTTAATCACACAAAGGAACTTCTAATTGTCAAGGACCTGTACTTGAAAGCTTTAATTAGTGGTCGTGGGAGGACAAGAGTCACGGCATATGGCTTTACTACACCCAACATTTggagaggtaaaaaaataaataaataaaaatcctgggGCTTTCTTCCAAAATGTAACATCACACATATCGTACATGGCCAACAAAACACTCAGGCAGCACTTGGTCACTCAGTCGAGCCTCCGGATGCATCTCTGCGTTCTCTCAGTAACCTCTGTGCTGCTAGTTACCAACTGTTTCTGAATTTGAAACTTTGCCTAAATTGCAAGGAACGACAAGGAGCAGGTATGTCTATCTGGTTTTAATGTCTTATCTTTCTTAAAATGatttcacatatattttttatataaaaagaataatCTTTTGTGTTCTCAGTTCTGATCCGTGCAGTCTAGCAagagtttccctttccttttcaccGTGAAACTAACTCTGAGGGTCGGGATTAGTTCTCTTTATGTGTAAGAATGTGATTCATTGTACAAAATTTCTTTATAGTGGAACATACTTAGCTGTTTGCAAAATTTTCTCTTGCAAAGTAATCTTTACTTTTAAGATTGTTCCCAAAGCTcaagatgtatttatttagtatttCCAGAATACATGATCCTAACTGGGTAATACATATTAATAGTAATAACGGTGATAGATTCACTGTACATGGAAGTTAATCAGAAATGAGTTCAAAGTAGgaaaaatatgtcattatttTCATAAAAGATGACCAGAATGTGTTAAGTACATAAATTGAAAACCATTCATGTGGCTAATTGTCCATTAGCactaaatacttaaaaatacttatggaagaaaactgcttttgaagaagaaatgaaattaagCAACTGAAAATGAATTGCATTTTCTGTCAAGAAGACATCTGGAGCTCTAAGTTTATAAAAGGCTTGTGGCTTGTGGTAGTGCTCGGACGCTGGCTAGTAGACTCTGAAGGAATTTTCCCGATGACAAACTCTACAGAAACTTCATGTACTATTGCTAGCCGGACAAGAAGTCAGATTTAGCTGC
Protein-coding sequences here:
- the BDKRB2 gene encoding B2 bradykinin receptor isoform X1, giving the protein MVREFKEMVSITTENVTQLYNTTATQELTVTPANFHNNSGVHQTNPYKCINPDAWQWLQDFQPGFLWFIFILGGIENSFVLIVLCFHKSRCTVAEIYLANMALADLLLVCTLPFWAINISNNFQWPFGLFLCKAVNIMSNMNFYSSIYFLTLVSIDRYLALVKTMSLGRMRRTACAKWNSFVVWMCALLICSPAMVFRNLKFYEEYNITACGLVYPDSYWEPINNCLLNIVGFVIPLCVITYCTVQIIKALQSSELQKLKLVQTERKATMLVLAVLLLFIVCWLPFQISTFIDTICYLVPTFKCLEEINDILTQVATYCAYSNSCLNPVLYVIVGKHFQKKAVEFYKDLFPKRCRKSQSVQMENSLDTLKTSISSEYTRKKSVVPLPQ
- the BDKRB2 gene encoding B2 bradykinin receptor isoform X2; amino-acid sequence: MVSITTENVTQLYNTTATQELTVTPANFHNNSGVHQTNPYKCINPDAWQWLQDFQPGFLWFIFILGGIENSFVLIVLCFHKSRCTVAEIYLANMALADLLLVCTLPFWAINISNNFQWPFGLFLCKAVNIMSNMNFYSSIYFLTLVSIDRYLALVKTMSLGRMRRTACAKWNSFVVWMCALLICSPAMVFRNLKFYEEYNITACGLVYPDSYWEPINNCLLNIVGFVIPLCVITYCTVQIIKALQSSELQKLKLVQTERKATMLVLAVLLLFIVCWLPFQISTFIDTICYLVPTFKCLEEINDILTQVATYCAYSNSCLNPVLYVIVGKHFQKKAVEFYKDLFPKRCRKSQSVQMENSLDTLKTSISSEYTRKKSVVPLPQ